Part of the Nicotiana sylvestris chromosome 5, ASM39365v2, whole genome shotgun sequence genome is shown below.
tgaccaATAAACAATGTCAGcctattggaaagtctgctccaaatgcagtattggctgctccagtagATAATAAGGACTGCGCCATAGTGGTGatcagttgttgaattcttcccaggtgtactcatatcccagaccgaaagtagtgccatgtttcttgagctttatgggcttagcgattccttggagattcttgttgATACCCTTAACaagttcgtacccactccaatttagTATACTATCGATTTTATTATCCTACCATTTGTATTTGTCAACAGCATATACCCGTTTAAtatggtggtaagtctctccacctagcttccttcttcctttgattgacggaatggtctggcgactgtatatagggttgttgccgtcgccgtgaatgatcacctcttgatgattccattcaaattttactgcctgatgcagtgttgatgctacggccctagcggcatggatccatggtcgtcccaatagcaggttgtaagatgttggcacgtctatcacctggaaatcaacatcgaaccatgttggccccatttgcaagcatagactaatttcaccaatagtggacctttgagaaccatcgaaagctttcacattgatagctctGTCCTTTATCTTGTatagtcctttacccaacttcttgagtgttaccagtggacagatgttgaggctggaccctccatcgatcaggattctggtaataaaatagtcctcgcattgcacggtgatgtgcagtgccttgttgtgccccagcccctcaggtggcagctcatcctcataaaagtgatcttgtggctctccaacacttgtcctaccatgttagccatttccccaccagtgatgttgcttggtatgtatgtttcactcagcacctttagcagagcgttcttgtgtgcttcagaattttgtagcaaagcaagaatggagatttgcgctagtgttttgttcaactggttgatgaccgagtattccttagcctgtatctttctccaaagatcatctggacctatctcaatgatgggtggctGGTTGGAGGCCTGCTTTCTTGACTCGGCTAGATGTTCtggggtataaactctaccatttcttgtcataccctgtacGGCAACAGTAtcttcgaacctaaccttgcctttccttcttgcctagGCTGTATAATCCCAGGGtacagcctttgtatggaatggtgtcatggtcgacatcgccactgggatcggcgtggctatcctTACTCCAAACGGAGCATGTGTATTGGGTGGCAAGACTGTAACTTCAAacggtgtgggtgcatttgctAGAGACACGAATttgacctcaattggtgctggtgtctttgcagacgatgtcgcttcaaattcaagtggcacagacatatttacTTCAGTATCCCCAaatggttgaatctggactatgattggattaagagtaactattggcttctttgggtcattgccttctgcgatcaacccgattgatcccttcggatcccaatcatcctctatatCAATCTTGTGAATGCCTCCACCTTTATGGTCTAGCAGAGGGCTATTGCGGACATTTAGAGTGAGTttctttgccacaataatcttgttatcaattaaagtctggatATTGTCTTTCAAAGAACGGCATTCATCGATGGTTTGCCCTTTCATgttggagtggtatgcacaggatttgtttgggttaacccactaagaagggttctcaggggttgcagcaggaATGGGGGTGACGTAACCAACAGCTTTGAgtctttcatacagttggtcaatggactcagcaatggctgtatattgttttggaggtctgtgatcAAAATTTGCctgaggtctagggaagttttggcgtgcagcgggtgattgatagtgggatggttaagtattataggtttggtagacgtgagcgagttgggagtatctgggtgaagtaggttgatacgtgggaggtggaggtgattgataagtgggcggtggaccttgataggagggtgagggtgcttggtagttcggagtaggctaatatgtgagtggaggtgttgggtaagtttggtatttgataggagatttggtcctttgtgcaaccatcatggctcctacgtcccttttcttggacacaccaccggactgtaaagctttatttgtagcttgcaaggcctcgaagtttgtaaccataccgcttttgataccctcttcaatgcTTTCGCCCAATTTGATAATGTCATAAAATTTGTGGCTTTCAATCATCATTAGTCATTCATAGTATTGCAGGTCctaagcccggacaaagaatttgttcatttgttcctcctctaaagcaggtctgaccttagcagcttcggacctccaacgagtagcatactcgcgaaacgtttttgtaggcttcttcttcagattctgaatatagaacacatccgacgcattttctgtgttaaacctgaacctgtccataaagtcggacgccatgcttacccagcttgaccatttcttcgaatcttggctgatgtaccagaaCAACGCATCTCCATTCAGACTCCTCATAaatagcttcatgcggattctctcgtcttttcctactccaaccagcttgtcatagtaagttctcaaatggacccttggatcccctataccatcaaacatttaAAACTTTGAAGGATTGTACCCCTCgagcagttcgacatcgggtatgcaaagatcttcatagttcagcccctcaattcccttgcatctttcaacgccttgaatccggctagtcaacttcttaagttcctcagccaggttcctgatgagcaggTCTTTTTCATCAGACttgggtgtgcttgagataggttgggtggagtgtggcatggtctcctcatagatgggggtgttatggtgggtgtgaaaatggtcatttgtggagttttggggttttgggatgagtagtggagtattgttTGGGGTGTGGCAAGTGTTGCATTGAGTCTTTGGTTATGATatggatattttataccatctagGGAAGGCAAATATGGTGGTCGACGCTCTTAGTCGGAAGtctatgggtagtttggctcatttgggagcGGATCAGAGGCCTTTGGCTCAGGAGGTTTATCAATTGGCCAGCCTGGGGGTTCGTATTTTGACCTCAGACGAGGGGAAGGTTATGGTGCGTAATGGAGCAGAATCGTCATTGGTAGCTGAAGTCAAGGAAAAGCAGCTCATTGATCTAGCATTAGCACAGATGAAGGAGGCAGTTTTGGATAACAAGACTTCGACATTTTCACTCGGTGGTGAGGATGGTGTATTACGATGTCAAGGTAGGCTATGTGTTCCAGATGTGGATAATCTTCGGGGGAGGGTAATGGCGGAGGCtcataattccaggtattctgtgcacccaggttctacgaaaatttaccgtgatctcaaggaaatttattggtggaacggtatgaagaggggtgtggcggactttgtatctaaatgtccgaattgtcagcaagtaaaagtTGAGCACCAGCGGCCCGGTGGGTTAACTCAGCTTATGGAAataccaatgtggaaatgggagatgatcaacatggatttcaTGGTAGGGTTACCTCGCACTCagcgcaagttcgactcaatttgggtaatagtGGATCAACTCACCAAATCAGCTCACTTCTTGCTAGTCAAGTCCACGGATACTGCGGAACAATATGCTCaattgtatatcaaggaaatagtaagTCTTCATGGCACTCCACTTTCTATTATCTCAGATTGAGGGGCCCAGTTCACaactaatttttggaagaaattttagcaaggtttgggtactcaggtaaatctcagcacggCTTTCCATCTGCAGACTGATGGTTAAgcggagcggactattcagatgctTGAAGATAAGTTACGGGCTTGTGTCTTGGATTTcaaaggtaattgggatgatcacttgccacttatagaatttgcttacaataacagctttcATGTTATCATTCAGATGGCCCCATTTGAGGCATTGAacgggaggagatgtaggtctccgattggatggttcgaagtgggTGAAACAGAATTGTTAGGGCCAGATCTCGTGCACTAGGCTATGGAAAAAGTTAAAATCATTCAGGAAAGGCTGAAAGCTGCTCAGAATCGCCATAAATCTTATGTGGACATTCGTCGAAGAAAATTGGAATTCCAAGTAGATGATTGTGTGTTATTGAGGGTATCTCCTATGAAGGGAgtcatgcgatttgggaagaaagggaagttgagtcctagATATGCCGGGCCGCATCGGGTCACTCAAAGGATAGGACAGGTGGCCTATAGACTGGAATTGCCCCCTGAAATGTCATTAGTGCAcccggtgttccatgtgtctatgttaaagAAAGTGGTTGGAGACCCATCCACCATCGTGCCAATCGAGGCTATCGAGGTCAATGAAGagttatcatatgaagaaatttCGGTCgctattcttgataggcaagtccgcaaATTGAGAAACAAGGAAGTTGCTTCAGTTAAAGTGCTATGGCAAAGTCAACAAGTCGAGGAAGCCACGTGGTAAGCGGAa
Proteins encoded:
- the LOC138869080 gene encoding uncharacterized protein, producing the protein MEKVKIIQERLKAAQNRHKSYVDIRRRKLEFQVDDCVLLRVSPMKGVMRFGKKGKLSPRYAGPHRVTQRIGQVAYRLELPPEMSLVHPVFHVSMLKKVVGDPSTIVPIEAIEVNEELSYEEISVAILDRQVRKLRNKEVASVKVLWQSQQVEEATW